A region from the Sorex araneus isolate mSorAra2 chromosome 6, mSorAra2.pri, whole genome shotgun sequence genome encodes:
- the LOC101548098 gene encoding olfactory receptor 4C15-like, whose translation MHNQSLVTEFVLLGISQNPDVQKIAFVIFLLVYIATICGNLLIVAAIISNPALVGSPMYFFLVFLSFLDACFISAIGPKMIIDCLYEKKTISYEGCMMQIFAQHFFSGAEMIVLTSMAYDRYVAICKPLQYTSIMNPRLCGFLIGVAWAGGFLHSIIQLLFTLQLPFCGPNVIDHFICELYPLLELACTDTYAFGLMVVANSGFFCILIFFMLLVSYSVILFSLRNHSAEGQRKALSTCGSHIAVVVLFFIPCIFEYDRPPVSYSIDKIVEIFCTMLTPLLNPLIYAFRNKEVKNAISKLCSRLMIVSVEK comes from the coding sequence ATGCATAATCAAAGCCTCGTCACTGAGTTTGTTCTCCTGGGGATTTCACAGAATCCAGATGTTCAGAAAATTgcatttgttatatttcttttagtCTATATTGCAACTATCTGTGGCAACCTGCTGATTGTGGCAGCCATCATCAGCAATCCAGCACTCGTGGGCTCcccaatgtatttttttctggtttttctaTCATTTCTGGATGCATGTTTTATCTCAGCTATTGGCCCTAAAATGATCATAGACTGTctctatgaaaagaaaaccatctCCTATGAAGGTTGTATGATGCAGATCTTTGCTCAACACTTCTTTTCTGGAGCAGAGATGATTGTCCTCACatccatggcctatgacaggtatgtggccatctgcaaacccttgCAGTACACTTCTATCATGAACCCAAGGCTCTGTGGCTTTCTGATTGGAGTAGCCTGGGCAGGGGGCTTTCTGCATTCCATTATacagcttctctttactttaCAACTTCCTTTCTGTGGTCCCAATGTTATTGATCACTTTATTTGTGAATTGTACCCCTTATTGGAGCTTGCGTGCACTGATACTTATGCCTTTGGCCTTATGGTAGTGGCCAACAGCGGATTCTTTTGCATCTTAATCTTCTTCATGTTGCTTGTGTCCTATAGTGTCATCTTGTTCTCCCTGAGAAACCACAGCgctgaaggacagaggaaagccctctccacctgtggGTCTCATATTGCtgttgtggttttgttctttattccaTGTATATTTGAGTATGACCGGCCTCCAGTTTCTTATTCCATTGACAAAATCGTGGAAATATTCTGCACTATGCTAACTCCTTTACTCAATCCTTTGATTTATGCTTTCAGaaataaggaggtgaaaaatgCCATTAGCAAACTGTGCAGCCGGTTAATGATTGTTTCTgttgaaaaataa